The Clostridiisalibacter paucivorans DSM 22131 sequence CAATCTCACCCATTACTGTCTTGATACATGTTTTCTTGAAACCTTTATTTCTATATATCTTCTTATCTCTTTCTTTCATTAGCTCATCATCTAGTTGATTAAGTAGCTCTGTGATTATTTCACATGCCTGACGGCAAACAAATTCATAAATCCTTTTCTCTAAATCCTTGAAATTTATATCCATTTCCTTTAAACTTATCTTATACATGTAATCACCTAACTTTCTAGTTTTCTTCGCAGATACTATTATATTGGATGATGCATGTATATGAAAGATGCCTTAAGGCATCTTTTTTATTTTTTGTCCTTTTTGCCTACTAAAATTATACTCTAAGAAAAATAAGATGCAAATTATTCTAATGCATCAATATTTTTCCCATTTTAAATCAAGTATTTATCTATCCGTTAAATGACATGCCACCATATGTCCTCCACCTATATCTTGCATTTGAGGTTCTACTTCAGCACATTTAGGCATGGCATTTTTGCATCTTGTTCTAAATCTACAACCTGAAGGAGGATTAAGAGGACTTGGCACATCTCCTTCTAATATTTCCCTCTGTTTAGTATCCATTAGCTCTGGATCTGGTATAGGTATAGCAGATAATAATGCCTGAGTATAAGGATGAGTTGGACGTTTATAAAGCTCATCACTATTTGCCACCTCTACTAATTTACCTAGATACATAACCCCTATTCTATCAGATATATGTTTAACCATAGATAAGTCATGGGCAATAAATAAATATGTCAATCCCATTTCTTTTTGTAAATCTTCCAACATATTTACTACCTGAGCCTGTATAGATACGTCTAATGCCGATATAGGTTCGTCACATATAATAAATTCAGGTTCCACAGCCAATGCCCTAGCTATACCAACACGTTGCCTTTGTCCCCCCGAAAACTCATGGGGATATCTACTGGCATGGTCTTTGGTAAGACCTACTCTCTCTAATATAGAGTATATTATCTCCTGTCTCTCCTTACCTGATGCCAATCCATGTATATCTAAAGGCTCTCCAACTATATCCGATACAGTCATTCTAGAATTTAGTGAAGCAAAGGGGTCTTGGAATATCATCTGTATCTTTTTCCTAAAGGGCAATAATTCCCTCTGACTCATTTTACCTAATTCCGCCCCATCAAATATGACCTCGCCATCAGTAACATCATACAGTCTTATTATAGTTCTCCCTGTAGTAGACTTACCACAACCAGATTCTCCAACAAGGCCAAAGGTTTCTCCCTTTTTTATGCTAAAACTTATATCATCTACAGCCCTTACAAAGTTAAGCTTATTTCCTAAGAATCCCTTTCTAACAGGAAAATACTTTTTTAAATTTTTTACTTCTAATAGTATATCGTTTTTAGTATCTGTATTTAAGGACATCTATTTAGCCCCCCTTTTTACACCGGTATCTAATTCAATTTTTGGTGCATCTTCATGTAATAACCAACACATAGTCCTTCTTCGTTCTCCAACTTCAAAATAAGGTGGTCTTTCCTTCAAACATATCTCCATCGCATAGGGACATCTAGCTGCAAATGGACAGCCTGTAGGAGGCTTCAATAAATCTGGTGGAGATCCTGCTATAGGTATAAGTCTTTGTCTCTCTCCTAAATCCAATCTTGGAATAGATTTTAATAATCCCATAGTATATGGATGTTTGGGATCGTAGAATATTTCTTCTGCTGACCCTTCTTCCATTATAAGTCCACCATACATAACCACTATTCTGGAACATACATCAGCAACTACTCCCAAATCATGGGTGATAAGTATGATAGATGTATTTACCTTATCCTTTAAATCTTTCATAAGTTCCAATATCTGAGCCTGAATCGTAACATCCAATGCAGTCGTGGGCTCATCTGCTATTAGCAAATCTGGTTGACAAGACAGTGCTATGGCTATCATTGCTCTCTGTCTCATACCTCCACTGAATTCATGAGGATAGTTATCTATCCTGTCTTCCGGAGAGGGAATACCAACTAGTTCTAGCATCTCAATAGCCTTTTTTCGGGCTTCCTTTTTATTTAGCTTCTGATGCCTCATTATGGCTTCCATAATTTGATTTCCAACTTTATAAACTGGGTTCAATGATGTCATAGGATCTTGAAATATCATTGCTATCTCATTACCCCTTATATTCATCATTTTCTTAGGAGATTTTTCAACTAAATCTTCACCCTTAAATATTATTTTCCCATTCTTTATCTTTCCAGGATCATCTATAAGTTTCATCAAAGATAGAGAAGTTACACTCTTTCCACTTCCTGATTCTCCAACTATCCCCAATGCTTCTCCTTTATCTAAAGAAAATCCAACTCCTCTTACCGCTTGAACTTCTCCCATATGGGTATAAAATGAAGTCTGTAAATCTTTAACCTCTAATAATTTATCTGACAAAGTTATTCACCTCTTTTCCTAATAACTACTTACGCAATCTTGGATCTAATGCGTCTCTCAAACCATCACCTAAAAAGTTAAATGCAAGCATAGTTATACAAATAGCAATAGATGGTGCCAATAACTGATATGCATATGATCTCAATCCACCTAATGCATCACTGGCCAATGTACCCCATGACGCCATAGGTGCCGATACACCAAGTCCTATAAAACTCAAAAATGATTCAGTAAATATAGCGTTAGGTATCATCATAGTAAGGGAAACAACAACTGGTCCCAATGTATTTGGAATAAGATGTCTAGTAAGGATTCTCCATGTACTTGCACCTAATGTTCTAGCCGCCAAAACAAACTCCTGTCCCTTTAGGCTCAGCACTTGCCCCCTAACTATACGGGCCATCCTAACCCAATATACCAGACCCATAGTTAAAATTATAGTTTTAAGTCCCGGTCCTATAACAACCATCAATAAAATTACATATAGTATCAATGGTACAGTATTTATAATATCAACAATACGCATCATAATATTGTCTACTCTTCCACCAAAATATCCTGATATTCCTCCATAAAAAACTCCTATAAAGAAATTAACCAATGTAGCAACTACTGCAACAGCCAAAGATATTCTAGCTCCGTAAAGTACCCTCACAAATAGATCTCTACCATGAGAATCACTACCAAGCCAGTATGTCTTATTGAAGACCTTCTTAGCAGGTTCTACAACATTCCCATCTACTTTTAATTCATAATCTTTAGTTATCTCTGGATTTTTAAGTCTTTCCCTTGCTAAACTATAATCAAGAACAACCTCTTTCCCATCTATATTGTAAGTTCTATATAATTTAGCCATATTATCTTCTTCGGGATCTAATTTAGCTATAAGCTCTCCATTACCACTTACTTCATAGAGCATATATTCATTGTGTATATATACAAATTTATCCTCTGAGATTTTATATATTTGGAATCTATGAGGTATATTTGCCATATCTAACCTTTGTTCTTCATATCCATATTTAGAAAACATGGGACCGAATACAGCCATCATTAAAATAATTATAACAGCAATTAATCCTATCATAGCCAGTTTATTTTTCTTAAGCCTTCTCCATGCATCTTGCCAATAAGTAAGACTAGGTCTTACTATTTTTTCTTTTTCTTTTTCTTCCTTAGGAACCCGCTGCCACAAGTCCTTTGGTATTTCCTTAATCTCAGCCATGAACTAAACCTCCTTTAATCATCAAATTTGATTCTTGGGTCTATTAGAACATATATAACATCTACTAATAATATCATAAGTATTAAAAATGCAGCGTAGAATATTGTTACTCCCATTATTACTGTATAATCTCTGTTTGTAACACTTTCAACAAAATATTTACCCATTCCAGGTATCGCAAATATCCTTTCAACAACAAAGGATCCAGTAAGTATTGCTGCAATCATAGGTCCCAAGTAAGTAACCACTGGTATTAATGCATTTTTAAGGGCATGTTTACCTATAACTACAAACTCTGATAACCCTTTCGCCCTTGCTGTTCTTATATAATCCTGTCTCATAACTTCTAGCATAGAAGACCTAACCAATCTAGCAACAAATGCCAATGAAAATCCACCTAGCGCAATCACAGGTCCAATATAATATTTAGGGCCTTCTAATCCATGGGAAGGTAATATTCCTAGTTTGGAACTAAATATATATATTATAAGTGTGGCCATTACGAAACTTGGAATTGTAACTCCCAATGTTGCTACAATTGTAACCACATAATCCTGCCATTTATTTTGTTTCAATGCAGAAATAATGCCCAGGGGTATTCCTAAAATAATTATCCCCAATACAGACAATCCTCCAATCTTAGCCGACACAGGTAACCCCTTCCATATAAGGTCTGTAACTTGAACTCCTTGTTTTTGGAATGAAGGTCCAAAATCCAGTGTTAGAACTCCCTTCAAATAATCAATATACTGCATATATACAGGCTGATCAATCTTATACTTTTTCTCTAAAGCCTCAATTACAGCTGGTGGTAAAGGTTTCTCCCTAGTAAATGGTCCACCAGGAATAGCATGCATTAAAAAGAAAGTAATAGTTATAACTATAAATAAAGTAAGTATCATAGAAATAAGTCTTTTGGTTAAAAATCTACCCATAACATACACTCCTTTCACATAAATTAAAATAAAATAAAAATTTTAAAATAAATTCTTTTTGTAATACTTTATTGAGACTTTAATATTTAATCAGCTCTTTGAATAAATAACTAGGATTGGTTAAAAAGAAAGAGTGGGTTTTGAATCTTGTAATTGTAAGACAATTTTGAAGGTTCTTCTCCTCTTTAAAAGCTATATTAAAATACTAGCACAATATGTTTTTTTACTCAATGAATTTTTAACTCTCTCAACTTTAAATATTTGTAACATTTCCCTCAAGTCTTTAATTTACTAAAGTGTAGCCTTCTTAGATACGCACACAGTTGTTTATATAGTTAGAACATATTTTTTAAATTTTTGTAATAATATTCACTTTGTAAATATATACCATGTATTTTTTTACATGATTTAGAAGTTTTTTTGATTTTAAAATATCTTTATGATAGAATATTTTAAAATCAATATAAGATTATATACTCTAGGGGTGCTTTTTAAAGCTGAGAGAGAAATTGTGTTTCTCAACCCTTTAAACCTGAACTGGTTAATCCCAGCGTAGGAAAGAGTTTTATTTAAAAATTATTTTAAGTGAAGCGTAGTCCTACATTTGGACTACGCTTTAATTTCATCTATTTATAAATTTAGGGGGAATATTTATGATTAAAAATTGGCATGTGTATTTGGTTACAGAAGAAAAATTTTCATCTAAAAGCACTATAGAAGTAGTAAAAGAAGCCATAAAAGGAGGGGTAGATGTAATACAACTAAGGGACAAAAATTTAAATATGCGTGAAAGATATGAAATTGGAAAAGCAATAAAAAAATTGGCCCACGATGCAGGAGTAGACTTTATAGTTAACAATGATGTAGACTTGGCCATGGCCTTAGATGCCGATGGTATACATATTGGTCAAGAGGATCTACCCATTGAAGTAGTTAGAAAGCTTATGGGTAAAGACAAGATAATTGGTGTTTCTGTTTCTAATTTAGAAGAAATATATGAAGCTCAAGAAAAAGGTGCAGATTATATAGGTGTGGGTGCTATTTTTGATACCAACTCCAAAGATGTAAAAAAAGAAAATTCCAATCTAGGATTAAACATGCTCCGTATGGCAAAAGAAAAAGGCAGACTACCTATTATAGCAATAGGAGGCATAAATCATGATAACGCAGGCAAAGTTATAACATCAGGAGCCGATTGTATATCAGTAATAAGTGCCATCGCCTCTTCAAGAGATATAGAAAAGTCAACTGCACTTTTAAAAGAAATAATCATAAAATCAAAGGAGTATAAAAATGAATGATCTTATCTATAAAATCAGAAAAGAAAAACCTCTAATTCATCACATAACCAATGAAGTTACCACAAATGATTTAGCTAATATCACATTATATTGGGGTGGACTTCCGGTAATGGCAAATTATAAAGAAGAAGTAGAAGAAATGGTTTCTATGTCTCAAGGACTATTACTCAATATAGGAATATTACATCCCGACCAAGTAGAAGCCATGATAAGGGCTGGAAAAAAAGCCAACCAACTTAACATTCCCGTAATTCTAGACCCTGTAGGGGTTGGTGCCACCAAACTAAGAACAAAAACAGCAAAACGGATTCTCAATGAGATACATGTATCAGCTATAAAAGGTAACCAAGGTGAAATAGTTACCCTTGCAGGTGAAGAAGGCAATATGAAAGGTGTAGAGTCTATAGGTGAATATAGAGATATCATTCCCCTTAGCAAGAAATTGGCATTAAATTATGACACAATTGTAGTTATATCTGGTAAGGAAGATATTATTACCGATGGTAAATTTGTATATAAAGTATTCAATGGACATCCATTTATGGGAAATGTAGTGGGAACTGGATGTATGCTGGGTAGTACCTTAGCTTGTTTTTTAGCTGTATCAAGTGATCCATTAAAAGGGGCTGTCTATGGAGTTACGTCTTATTGTATAGCAGGAGAAATAGCTGCAAAGGGAGTAAATGGTCCTGCAAGTTATAAGATATCCTTTTTAGATACCATATATAATCTAGATGATAAGACAGTTTCTTTAAAAGAAAAGATAGAACAAGTTGGTAGTTAGTAGTTCATAGTCCGTAGTCAGAGAACCCAAATCATAATAAAGATTTGGGCTCTCTACTTGTATCATTGACTACGGACTATACATAAATATATAAAAAGGAAGGATATAATGAATATTTTAGTTACAAATGATGATGGCATAGACCATTTGGGAATAAAAATATTAGTTAGTGAATTGTCTAAAAAACATAATATATTTGTTGCAGCCCCAAACACTCAGTGTTCAGGATTAAGTGGTGCTGTGACATTTTACAATTACATTAGAGTAGAAAAATATCCTCTGGATGTAGGTGAAAAGTCTTCATACAAAATACATGGTACTCCTGCAGATTGTGTAATCATAGGGTTAGATGAATTAGTAAAAAATGTAGATTTAGTCATATCTGGATTAAATGATGAACCAAATGTAGGAGATGATACTAGACTTTCTGGCACATTGGGTGCATGTATAGAATCAGTCTTTTCTTCCACACCTGCAATAGCATTTTCTATGGATTATGGTCAAGACAATATTGTGCAAGAAACTGCAATATTTTTCATAAAAAAAATAGTCGATTTTGTAGAAAAAAATCCACTACCTGAAGGTATATATTTAAATGTAAATATCCCTAATAAGCCTATCTCTTCTATTAAAGGTATAAAAATTACCAGATTAGGTAGAAGACGTTATAAAAACAGAGTAAATCTAGCAGATGACAATATAAAAAATGTATATAAAATTTATGGTCAATTAATTAAAGAATATGAAACAAATACAGATTCATGGGCATTAGACAATGACTATGTCTCCATAACACCATTTAAAATTGACAATACAGATTACGACAATATTGATTATTTTAAGGTTTTATCTGATAATTAAAAACAGTTAGTAGTTCGTAGTTCGTAGTTGATAGTAAAAAACTACGGTTCTCATCATTAAACTACTAACTATTAACTACTAGCCACTAACTAATAACACTAACCTAACTCATCTTTTCTCTTAGCATTTTATTTACCATCTGAGGATTTGCCTTACCCCTAGTAGCTTTCATTACTTGACCTACTAAGAAGCCCAATGCCCTATCTTTTCCATTATTATAGTCCTCAATAGACTGGGGATTTTTATCCAATACTTCATCTACTATTTTGTTCAATTCATCTTCATCATTTATCTGAATAAGACCCTTTTCTTTCACTACAGTATTAGGATCCTTACCTTCTTCAAACATTGTTCTCAATACCTTTTTACCTATATTATTACTTATCTTTCCTTCATTTATTAGATTTATTAAATCAGCTAAATCTTTAGCAGTAAATCTCAAATCCTCTATATCTATGTCTTCATCTTTAACCCTTCTCAATACGTCACCCATTATCCAATTACTCACTTGTTTAGGGTCTTTAGAATATTTTACTGTCTCCTCATAAAAATCTGCCAATGCCTTAGTAGCAGTAAGAACTTTGGCATCATATACGGGTATATCATATTCACTAACAAACCTGTCCTTCTTGATATGGGGTAATTCTGGCAAATTGTCCCTTATTTCTTTTATCCAATTATCCTCTATTTCCATTCCAACTATATCGGGTTCAGGAAAATATCTATAATCTGCAACCCCTTCTTTTACCCTCATAACAATGGTCTCATTTTTCATATCGTCCCATCTTCTAGTCTCTCTTATGGCATCCTTACCTGCCTTTAGTAATGCTATATGCCTATTGGTTTCGTAGTCTATAGCCTTAGCTACAGCCTTAAAAGAGTTAAGATTCTTCACCTCTGTAACTGTAGTCTTTATATCTTTATCTTCATCGATTACATTTACATTTACATCACATCTTAAAGAGCCTTCTTCCATTTTACAATCAGACACCTCTATATATTTCAATATGGATTTTAGATTTTCTAAAAATGCCTGGGCCTCTTCTCCTGAATTTATATCAGGCTCTGTAACAATCTCTATAAGTGGTACACCACTCCTATTATAATCAAGCAGTGAGCCACCATCATTGGAATGTATAGACTTACCTGTGTCCTCTTCTATATGTATCCTTATAAGTCTAACCTTTTTAGTGCCTTCTTCTGTATCTATTTCCACATATCCCTTTTCACATAGAGGCATATCATATTGAGAAATCTGATATCCTTTAACTAAATCTGGATAAAAATAGTTTTTCCTATCCATTTTAGTCTCCTTTGCAATATTACAATTAAATGCCAACCCTGCCCTTATACCAAATTCTAATACCCTCTTGTTTAATACAGGTAAAGTTCCAGGAAGTCCTAGGCATATAGGACAACAATTAGTATTGGAATCTCCTCCAAATTCTACTTTACAATCACAAAATACCTTTGATTCAGTCATTAACTCTGAATGTATCTCCAATCCCACTATAGTCTTATAACTCACTATCTTCACCTCCTATTGCTGGTAGTCCTATGGATTCACTATTTTTTTCATAATTATATGCTACCTTTAATATCTTAGATTCATCAAAAACATTTCCTATTATCTGCATACCAACAGGCAAGCCATTCACCATGCCGCATGGAATAGATACTGATGGTATTCCTGCAAGGTTTATGCATACAGTGAGCACATCAGACATGTACATAGACATAGGATCATCGGCTTTTTCTCCTACTTTAAAAGGTAATATAGGAGATGTAGGACTTACAATTACATCATATTTTTTAAAGACATTTTCAAAATCGTTTTTTATTAATGTCCTTACCTTTTGGGCCCTTTTATAATAAGCATCGTAATATCCAGAGCTCAAACAATAAGTACCTACCATAATTCTTCTTTTTACTTCCTCTCCAAAACCTTCACTTCTAGTCTTTATAAATAATTCTTCTATGCTTTGGAACTCCTCCGCTCTCTTTCCATACCTTACTCCATCAAATCTTGCAAGGTTTGAACTGGCCTCTGCAGGGGCAATAATATAATATGTTGCCAATCCATAGTCAGTATATGGCAATGAAACCTCTTCTACCTCTGCTCCTAATCCTTCCAACACCTTTACTGCCTCCAACACCTTAGCCTTTATTTCTTCATTTATTCCTTGTGCAAAATATTCTTTAGGCAATGCTATCTTCATACCCTTTATATCGCCCTTTATAGACGATAAATAGTCTTCCTTTTCCTTACCTACAGATGTGCTGTCTTTAACATCATGTCCTGTTATTGCGTCTAGTACCACGGCACAATCTTCAACGTTTCTAGTCAATGGTCCTATTTGATCCAAAGATGAAGCAAATGCCACTAGTCCATATCTAGATATCAATCCATATGTAGGTTTAAGCCCTACAATACCACAGAAAGAAGCAGGCTGTCTTATGGAACCACCTGTAGATGAACCCAATGCATAGGGGATTTGGCCCGCTGCAACTGCCGCTGCCGATCCACCACTGGAGCCACCTGGTACCCTATCTAAAGCCCATGGATTTTTAGTAGTCTTAAATGTAGAATTTTCAGTAGATGAACCCATGGCAAATTCATCCATATTAGTCTTACCAACAATTATAGCCCCTTGGGCCTTTAATTTTTTTATTATTGTAGCATCATATGGTGGTACAAAATTTTCAAGTATTTTTGATGCACAAGTAGTCTTTATGCCCTTTGTGGCAATATTGTCCTTTATAGCCACTGGTACACCTGCTAATGGTGGCAACTCTTCACCATTTGATATTTTCCTATCTATTTCCCTAGCTTCTTCGACAATTTCTTCTCTATTCCTCAATGTGATAAAACTCGACACTTTATCTTCCAACTCTTCTAGCCTATCAAGATATTTACTAACTAATTCTTCAGAGGATATTTCTTTATTTCTCAACATATTCCCCATTTCACTTATAGACAATCTATATATATCCAAATCTTTTCACCTCACTAGAAATTATTCCAATATATTTGGTAATTTAAAATAACCATTCTCATCTTCAGGGGCATTTTTAAGTGCATCTTTCCTGTCTAAAGATTCTCCTGCCACATCTTCCCTCATAACATTCTTTATAGGATGTACATGATATGTAGGCTCTACCTCATCAGTATTTACTTCCTCTAATTTTTCAACATATTTAAGTATAGCATCAAACTTTTCAGTAAAATCCTCTATCTCATTATCATGAAATTCCAATCTTGCCAATTTAGCCACATGCCTTACATCATCACTACTTATAGACATAATTTTCCCTCCTTCTTTTAGTTCTTAGTTCTTAGCTCTTAGCTCTTAGTTCTTAGTATACTGATATGAACTAACTCTCCCCTACAATAATACAACATCTAAACACCACTATCAACTGCCTATAATCTCATTAAACCTTTCTCCATCCATTATTTCTACACCTAACTTTTCAGCCTTGGCCACCTTTGAGCCAGGATTTTCTCCAACTATTACATAATCTGTTTTTTTACTTACACTTCCCGTTACCTTTCCACCCATTTTAATAACTACTTCTTTGGCTTCATTTCTACTTATTCCTTCTAAAGTACCAGTAATAACTACTGTTTTCCCGCTAAATACGGTATCCTCATCTATATCCTCGTCTTCATGATGAAGATTAACTCCCAATGATAATAATTTATCTATACTATTCATTATCACTTCATCACTGAAAAATTCTACTATTTCAGCCGCCACTATATTACCTATATCCTGTATTTCAATAAGTTCTTCAAACTTTGCCCTCTTCAAGTTATTCAAAGATTTAAATCTATTAGCCAAATCATTGGCCGTCTTCTTACCCACATTGGGAATTCCCAATGCATATATAAATGCACTTAATGTACAGTCTTTACTATCCTCTATGGCATTTAGTAAATTTTGGGCCTTCTTTTCCCCGAATCTATCTAGTTCTATTAATTCTTCAAATTTCAACTCATATAGTTGAGGAATATCCTTCAATTCCAGTTCTTCAAACAATTGCTCTGCAGTCTTTTCACTGAACCCTTCTATATTCATAGCATCTCTACTGGCAAAATGGACTAGTCTCGATACCAATTGTGGCTTACACGACATGGAGTTTGGACAGAATATATGGACTCCTTCTTGTATTAATTCAGTACCGCATGCAGGACAATGGGTAGGCTTTTCTATTTCAGTATGTTCTTCAGTATCATCATCCACTACGCCCATTATCTCAGGTATTACATCATTTGACCTTCTAAGCCATACCTTTTTCCCTATGGCAACATTTTTTCGCTGTATATCATCCCAATTATTTAGTGTAGCCCTCTGTACTGTAACGCCTCCTATATCCACAGGTTCTAATATGGAGCTGGGTGTAACCTTTCCTGTCCTTCCAACATTCCAAATCACCCCTATAAGTTTAGTAGTTACTTCCTCTGCCTTAAACTTATAGGCAATAGCCCATCTAGGGAATTTTTGAGTATAACCCAATACTTCTCTAGTCCTCATATCATTTATCTTTATTACCAAGCCATCGGTAAGTACATCTAGTTCATTTCTATATTCCCGAACTCTTTCAATTTCCTCCACCAAAGTATCCATATCTTTAAATGTCTTTATATAATCATTTGTAGGAAGCCTGTTTTCCTTTAAAAAATCCATCATATCCAAATGAGTAGAAAACACCTTTCCTTCTATATAACCTACATTATAAAAATATCCTATCAAATTACGACTTGCTGTTACCTTAGGATTTAGATTTCTTAATGCACCTGCCGCTGCATTTCTAGCATTTTTAAGGGGTTCCTCTGCATCTTCATTATACTTTTCCAATGCAGATAGAGGCATAAGACCCTCTCCCTGTATCTCTATCTTTCCTTTAAAGGGAATGTCCAAAGGTATATTCTTTATAGTCCTTATTTGGGGTAATATCTCCTCTCCTATTTCTCCATTTCCCCTTGTAGCCCCTTGAATTAGATTTCCATTATCATATGTGAGATTTATTGTTAGTCCATCAAATTTATATTCCATTACATATGTGGGATTAGGTAATTTATCATCATTTAATCTATTATAATCTGATATAAGCTTCTTTACTCTAGTATCCCAATTCTTTAATTCTTCAATACTTTGGGATTTACCTAAGCTCCATAATGGAGCTATATGTCTATGCTTTTGGAATTTTGATAATACTTCTCCTCCTACACGCTGAGTAGGAGAATTGGGTAAAATTTCACTAGTTTCATTTTCAAGTTCAATAAGCTCATCATACAACTTATCATACTCGCTATCAGTAACCTTAGGATCATCTAATGTATAATAGTAATAATTTAATTCATTTAATTTAGCTACTAATTCTTCCATTCTTGAAAGTTTATCCAATAATACTCACCCCTTTAATCCAAAAGTTCTATAGGTGCCATAGACAACAATAAATTCTTTACTCCCTGTCCCTCAAATGCTATGGAC is a genomic window containing:
- the gatB gene encoding Asp-tRNA(Asn)/Glu-tRNA(Gln) amidotransferase subunit GatB, with amino-acid sequence MSYKTIVGLEIHSELMTESKVFCDCKVEFGGDSNTNCCPICLGLPGTLPVLNKRVLEFGIRAGLAFNCNIAKETKMDRKNYFYPDLVKGYQISQYDMPLCEKGYVEIDTEEGTKKVRLIRIHIEEDTGKSIHSNDGGSLLDYNRSGVPLIEIVTEPDINSGEEAQAFLENLKSILKYIEVSDCKMEEGSLRCDVNVNVIDEDKDIKTTVTEVKNLNSFKAVAKAIDYETNRHIALLKAGKDAIRETRRWDDMKNETIVMRVKEGVADYRYFPEPDIVGMEIEDNWIKEIRDNLPELPHIKKDRFVSEYDIPVYDAKVLTATKALADFYEETVKYSKDPKQVSNWIMGDVLRRVKDEDIDIEDLRFTAKDLADLINLINEGKISNNIGKKVLRTMFEEGKDPNTVVKEKGLIQINDEDELNKIVDEVLDKNPQSIEDYNNGKDRALGFLVGQVMKATRGKANPQMVNKMLREKMS
- the gatC gene encoding Asp-tRNA(Asn)/Glu-tRNA(Gln) amidotransferase subunit GatC, with product MSISSDDVRHVAKLARLEFHDNEIEDFTEKFDAILKYVEKLEEVNTDEVEPTYHVHPIKNVMREDVAGESLDRKDALKNAPEDENGYFKLPNILE
- the ligA gene encoding NAD-dependent DNA ligase LigA; the protein is MEELVAKLNELNYYYYTLDDPKVTDSEYDKLYDELIELENETSEILPNSPTQRVGGEVLSKFQKHRHIAPLWSLGKSQSIEELKNWDTRVKKLISDYNRLNDDKLPNPTYVMEYKFDGLTINLTYDNGNLIQGATRGNGEIGEEILPQIRTIKNIPLDIPFKGKIEIQGEGLMPLSALEKYNEDAEEPLKNARNAAAGALRNLNPKVTASRNLIGYFYNVGYIEGKVFSTHLDMMDFLKENRLPTNDYIKTFKDMDTLVEEIERVREYRNELDVLTDGLVIKINDMRTREVLGYTQKFPRWAIAYKFKAEEVTTKLIGVIWNVGRTGKVTPSSILEPVDIGGVTVQRATLNNWDDIQRKNVAIGKKVWLRRSNDVIPEIMGVVDDDTEEHTEIEKPTHCPACGTELIQEGVHIFCPNSMSCKPQLVSRLVHFASRDAMNIEGFSEKTAEQLFEELELKDIPQLYELKFEELIELDRFGEKKAQNLLNAIEDSKDCTLSAFIYALGIPNVGKKTANDLANRFKSLNNLKRAKFEELIEIQDIGNIVAAEIVEFFSDEVIMNSIDKLLSLGVNLHHEDEDIDEDTVFSGKTVVITGTLEGISRNEAKEVVIKMGGKVTGSVSKKTDYVIVGENPGSKVAKAEKLGVEIMDGERFNEIIGS
- the gatA gene encoding Asp-tRNA(Asn)/Glu-tRNA(Gln) amidotransferase subunit GatA — translated: MDIYRLSISEMGNMLRNKEISSEELVSKYLDRLEELEDKVSSFITLRNREEIVEEAREIDRKISNGEELPPLAGVPVAIKDNIATKGIKTTCASKILENFVPPYDATIIKKLKAQGAIIVGKTNMDEFAMGSSTENSTFKTTKNPWALDRVPGGSSGGSAAAVAAGQIPYALGSSTGGSIRQPASFCGIVGLKPTYGLISRYGLVAFASSLDQIGPLTRNVEDCAVVLDAITGHDVKDSTSVGKEKEDYLSSIKGDIKGMKIALPKEYFAQGINEEIKAKVLEAVKVLEGLGAEVEEVSLPYTDYGLATYYIIAPAEASSNLARFDGVRYGKRAEEFQSIEELFIKTRSEGFGEEVKRRIMVGTYCLSSGYYDAYYKRAQKVRTLIKNDFENVFKKYDVIVSPTSPILPFKVGEKADDPMSMYMSDVLTVCINLAGIPSVSIPCGMVNGLPVGMQIIGNVFDESKILKVAYNYEKNSESIGLPAIGGEDSEL